A single window of Tuberibacillus sp. Marseille-P3662 DNA harbors:
- a CDS encoding IS110 family transposase: MDFTQNNRLAQINEQTLIIGVDVAKRKHVARAIDDRGRDLVKRLVFTNSLQGFSNLIEWAENLSEKYARSNIIVGMEPTGHYWLNLAYHLKGQAFQVVVVNPMKVKRSKELDDDSPTKNDTKDAKVIAQVVRDGRYHEPTLPEDVYAELREGMKLYDIIQEDMSSIKAQMHNALDRYFPEFLDVFKDWSGKAALHLLERGYMPEDIRKTSEEDLLLEVKEAAKRGVGIKRIQALKQAADDSVGLTVGLRMARQEIRYLIDQYKALEERLIALEAQLEEIILHVPGSDQMMAIKGVSAMTVAGFFAEVGDLSNYRDPRQVIKLAGLNLKMNQSGLFKGQTTITKRGRRRLRSLLYQVARPLSLHNEGFKQLHYYYRHRPNNPLTGKQSFIALSRKLIKIFYVLGTRKCTFSEERMLRDIPMISTLQEVA; encoded by the coding sequence ATGGATTTTACACAAAATAATCGATTAGCGCAAATCAACGAACAAACATTAATTATCGGGGTTGATGTGGCGAAACGCAAACACGTGGCCCGTGCGATAGATGATCGTGGTCGAGATCTTGTCAAACGGCTGGTATTCACCAATTCGCTGCAGGGATTCTCAAATCTTATCGAATGGGCTGAGAACTTGTCCGAAAAATACGCGCGCTCCAACATCATCGTTGGGATGGAACCAACGGGCCATTACTGGCTGAATTTAGCCTATCACTTGAAAGGCCAGGCGTTTCAAGTGGTTGTCGTCAATCCGATGAAGGTCAAGCGATCCAAGGAATTGGATGATGACTCACCAACGAAAAACGATACAAAAGATGCCAAAGTCATCGCCCAGGTCGTGCGTGATGGCCGTTATCATGAACCTACATTACCGGAGGATGTGTACGCTGAATTACGGGAAGGCATGAAACTCTATGATATCATCCAGGAAGATATGTCCTCGATCAAAGCCCAAATGCATAATGCGCTTGATCGATACTTTCCAGAGTTTCTTGATGTCTTTAAGGACTGGTCCGGGAAGGCTGCCCTTCATCTATTGGAAAGAGGCTATATGCCAGAAGATATCCGTAAAACTTCGGAAGAAGATTTGCTTCTGGAAGTCAAAGAGGCTGCCAAACGCGGTGTGGGTATCAAACGCATACAGGCCCTAAAACAGGCAGCTGATGACAGTGTTGGCCTCACAGTGGGATTACGCATGGCACGTCAGGAAATTCGTTATTTGATTGACCAGTATAAGGCTCTTGAAGAACGTCTAATCGCTCTTGAAGCACAACTCGAAGAAATCATTCTTCACGTTCCGGGGTCCGATCAAATGATGGCGATTAAAGGCGTAAGTGCCATGACCGTGGCTGGCTTTTTCGCTGAAGTTGGTGATTTATCGAACTATCGGGATCCACGCCAAGTTATCAAATTAGCGGGACTCAATCTAAAGATGAATCAATCAGGATTATTCAAAGGTCAAACGACCATCACCAAACGGGGCCGGAGAAGACTGCGAAGTTTATTGTATCAAGTGGCACGCCCATTATCGTTACACAATGAAGGTTTCAAGCAGCTTCATTATTACTATCGACATCGGCCCAATAATCCGCTAACAGGCAAACAATCGTTTATTGCGCTAAGCAGAAAACTCATCAAAATCTTTTATGTATTAGGTACACGAAAGTGTACGTTCAGTGAAGAACGCATGCTTCGTGATATCCCAATGATTTCGACATTACAGGAAGTCGCTTAA
- the larC gene encoding nickel insertion protein, with product MVSHRFNHRSEHIDQDMVQMEVNLDDANGEWLGYVMDLLFAAGANDVFYAPIFMKKNRPGVRMQLLCHCSKLETLKEIIFKETTTLGIRYYPIHVHRLERQFKKVATKWGDIVVKEACFQGEVVQVTPEYEDCRAIAEKYGIPLKNIYHEAILQMNQDEYE from the coding sequence ATAGTGAGTCATCGCTTTAATCACCGATCGGAACATATTGATCAAGACATGGTTCAAATGGAAGTTAACCTTGATGATGCTAATGGTGAATGGCTGGGTTACGTTATGGATCTATTATTTGCGGCTGGCGCCAATGATGTCTTTTATGCGCCCATTTTCATGAAAAAAAATCGTCCAGGCGTTCGTATGCAACTGTTATGCCATTGTTCAAAGTTAGAGACTTTAAAGGAAATTATTTTTAAAGAAACGACGACTCTGGGGATTCGATATTATCCCATTCATGTTCACCGGTTAGAACGACAATTCAAAAAGGTTGCCACAAAATGGGGCGATATTGTTGTGAAGGAAGCATGTTTTCAAGGTGAGGTTGTTCAAGTGACCCCTGAATATGAAGATTGTCGCGCGATTGCTGAAAAATATGGCATCCCTCTTAAAAATATTTACCACGAAGCAATACTTCAGATGAATCAAGATGAGTATGAATAG
- the larE gene encoding ATP-dependent sacrificial sulfur transferase LarE → MTVEDKYQRLKEILGNMENIAIAYSGGVDSTFLLKVAIDVLGKNHVVAVTADSETYPSSELIEAKTYANNIGATHYVVQTSELAIPGYQDNDKNRCYFCKSGLFDELIPLISEKGFENLTLGVIADDMSDYRPGIQAAKDYGVRGPLAEADLYKDEIRQLSKQLDLPTWDKPSFACLSSRIAYGEKITKSKLTKVEKSEAYIKQYGIRQVRVRTHETIARIEVEPQDMAIVLSHHEEITRKLKSFGYTYVTLDLKGYKSGSMNQAIAENVNS, encoded by the coding sequence GTGACGGTTGAGGACAAGTATCAAAGATTAAAAGAGATATTGGGGAATATGGAAAATATCGCAATTGCCTATTCTGGCGGTGTGGATAGCACATTTTTATTAAAGGTTGCGATCGATGTCTTAGGTAAGAATCATGTTGTCGCTGTAACCGCTGATTCAGAAACATACCCTTCAAGTGAACTGATCGAAGCAAAAACATATGCCAATAACATAGGAGCGACTCATTATGTTGTGCAAACATCTGAATTAGCGATTCCGGGTTATCAGGATAATGATAAAAACCGTTGTTACTTTTGTAAATCTGGGTTATTTGACGAATTAATTCCCTTGATTTCGGAAAAGGGATTTGAAAACCTTACGCTTGGTGTTATCGCCGATGACATGAGTGACTATCGTCCCGGTATCCAAGCTGCCAAGGATTATGGTGTCAGAGGGCCACTAGCAGAAGCGGACCTTTATAAGGATGAAATTAGACAATTATCTAAACAACTGGATCTGCCTACATGGGATAAGCCATCCTTCGCTTGTCTATCATCACGCATTGCCTATGGCGAGAAGATAACGAAGTCTAAACTCACAAAGGTTGAAAAGTCAGAGGCTTATATTAAGCAATATGGAATTAGGCAAGTTCGTGTCCGTACGCATGAAACGATTGCAAGAATTGAAGTTGAACCACAGGATATGGCGATCGTTTTGAGTCATCATGAAGAGATTACGAGAAAGTTAAAATCATTTGGATATACGTATGTCACGCTGGATTTAAAAGGTTATAAAAGTGGCAGTATGAATCAAGCGATTGCTGAAAACGTCAATTCATAA
- the larA gene encoding nickel-dependent lactate racemase, with translation MEVNLSYGKDGLNVEVPDDAVLITPKHIPGLDDEKGKAIESLRHPIGTPSLREMVQPTDTVSIVISDITRPTPNHKMVPWLLEELSHVPRENFIIINGTGSHRDNTREELIQMLGQDVVDSVRVINNNAFDKDTQVYLGRSSYGAEVYLNKAYVQSDFKIVTGFIEPHFFAGFSGGPKGIMPGIAGIDTIMHFHNAKMIGHPNSTWGLIEGNLVQGEATEITQMCKPDFMFNVTLNGEKEITEYFSGDVIQAHRQGSEYVREHAMAGCDDRFDIVLTTNSGYPLDQNLYQAVKGMSAAHKIVKEDGAILCAVECSDGIPDHGNYGEILQLCQTPQELLDKINDPAFSKFDQWQAQKQAMVQVWADVYVYSSLTDDDVKRAMLEPIHNIEETIARLKQKYGPDASIAVMPLGPLTIPYVNETIHK, from the coding sequence ATGGAGGTAAACCTTTCATATGGAAAAGACGGACTTAATGTTGAGGTCCCTGATGACGCCGTATTAATTACGCCCAAACATATTCCAGGTTTGGATGATGAGAAGGGGAAAGCCATTGAATCCTTAAGGCATCCAATTGGTACACCCTCTCTGAGGGAAATGGTTCAGCCTACGGATACGGTATCTATTGTTATTAGTGATATCACTAGGCCGACGCCTAATCATAAAATGGTTCCTTGGTTATTAGAAGAGTTATCGCATGTCCCTAGGGAAAATTTTATTATCATCAATGGTACTGGGAGTCATCGAGACAATACGCGTGAAGAACTAATTCAAATGCTTGGACAAGACGTTGTCGATTCCGTAAGAGTGATTAACAATAATGCGTTTGACAAGGATACACAGGTTTACCTTGGCAGAAGTTCATATGGTGCCGAAGTTTACTTAAACAAAGCCTACGTTCAAAGTGATTTTAAGATTGTAACCGGATTCATCGAACCGCACTTTTTTGCGGGTTTTAGCGGCGGCCCCAAAGGCATCATGCCGGGGATTGCAGGGATTGATACGATCATGCATTTCCACAATGCCAAAATGATCGGTCACCCGAATAGTACGTGGGGTCTGATTGAAGGCAATTTAGTTCAAGGTGAAGCAACAGAGATCACACAGATGTGTAAGCCTGACTTTATGTTCAATGTCACGCTGAATGGTGAAAAAGAGATTACTGAATATTTTTCCGGTGACGTTATACAAGCTCACCGACAAGGCTCTGAGTACGTTCGTGAGCATGCAATGGCAGGTTGTGATGATAGGTTTGATATTGTCTTAACAACTAATAGTGGTTATCCATTGGATCAAAATCTATACCAAGCGGTCAAAGGCATGAGTGCTGCCCATAAAATTGTGAAAGAGGATGGTGCCATTCTTTGTGCGGTTGAATGCAGTGACGGTATTCCCGATCACGGTAATTATGGTGAAATACTGCAGTTGTGTCAGACACCTCAAGAACTCCTTGATAAAATCAATGATCCGGCGTTCTCGAAATTTGACCAATGGCAGGCGCAAAAGCAAGCGATGGTCCAAGTCTGGGCAGATGTGTATGTCTATTCATCCCTAACAGATGATGATGTTAAGCGAGCTATGCTGGAGCCCATTCATAACATTGAAGAGACGATTGCCAGGCTTAAGCAAAAGTATGGACCAGATGCATCTATTGCTGTTATGCCGCTTGGTCCATTAACCATTCCTTATGTTAACGAAACCATTCATAAGTAG
- a CDS encoding 2-keto-3-deoxygluconate permease, with amino-acid sequence MRIMKTIQKVPGGLMVVPLMLGALLNTIDQAHLPFIESILKALGASPTENGYYEFFKIGGFTEALFKTGSLTLIAMFLFCAGSQMDLKVGGKSLKKGVLVTLSKYLTGLTVGYTFSLFFDPMNGLLGLSSLAIIAAMTNSNGGMFAALTGQYGNRSDVGAVAILSLNDGPFFTLLALGMMGSQFPFIAFISVLLPILIGMLLGNLDQELRDFLKPGETLTIPFFSFALGAGMNFINFFNPKVVGAGVTLGIMTTLLTGLIGIGVLKLFREKSQIAGIAEASTAGNAAATPTAIATAAAAAANSGLMSTQRAQEFQNIADLATIQISLSTLTTAILCPLAVILWDRHQRKKGIDGTREEFKQQKHVSKDSQSASQ; translated from the coding sequence ATGCGAATCATGAAAACAATCCAGAAAGTGCCTGGCGGATTAATGGTTGTTCCTTTAATGCTTGGTGCATTACTCAATACAATTGATCAAGCGCATTTACCATTTATAGAATCCATTCTTAAGGCACTTGGAGCGTCACCAACTGAAAATGGGTATTATGAATTTTTTAAAATCGGAGGATTCACAGAAGCTTTATTTAAGACGGGTTCATTAACTTTAATTGCTATGTTCCTTTTTTGCGCAGGAAGTCAAATGGATCTAAAAGTAGGGGGGAAGTCTCTTAAAAAAGGGGTATTAGTCACTCTATCAAAATATTTAACAGGACTCACTGTGGGTTATACATTCAGTCTGTTTTTTGATCCGATGAATGGTCTTCTGGGTCTATCTTCATTAGCGATTATAGCAGCCATGACAAACAGTAATGGCGGTATGTTTGCGGCATTAACCGGTCAGTATGGCAACCGTTCCGATGTGGGTGCTGTGGCCATTTTATCTTTGAACGATGGGCCGTTTTTTACCTTATTAGCGTTAGGGATGATGGGATCACAATTCCCATTTATAGCCTTTATTTCTGTACTATTACCTATTCTTATTGGTATGTTATTAGGCAATCTTGACCAAGAATTACGAGACTTTTTAAAACCTGGAGAAACCTTGACAATCCCATTTTTTTCATTTGCCCTTGGTGCAGGTATGAATTTCATTAACTTTTTCAATCCAAAGGTCGTTGGTGCGGGCGTTACATTAGGCATTATGACGACATTATTAACGGGTCTGATTGGGATCGGTGTGCTAAAACTGTTTCGAGAAAAAAGTCAGATTGCAGGTATTGCGGAAGCATCCACAGCAGGAAATGCTGCGGCGACACCGACAGCTATTGCAACGGCGGCTGCAGCTGCTGCCAATTCAGGGTTAATGTCGACGCAAAGGGCTCAAGAATTCCAAAATATCGCTGATCTAGCTACGATTCAGATATCACTTTCAACATTGACCACAGCTATCTTATGTCCATTAGCCGTTATTCTATGGGATCGACATCAGCGCAAGAAAGGAATTGATGGCACCCGTGAAGAATTTAAACAACAGAAGCATGTATCTAAAGATTCACAATCGGCATCGCAGTAG
- a CDS encoding DUF4367 domain-containing protein — protein sequence MKKSILLFFAFTLLSLALTACKQDDPKTEEKNQVEANTTNNDEEYQKKEVKGVKIHDPSEDADSPSTAILQQFEVLFKNGESEYPKESDVISETFLGDKSILTIHSPEGKNNFGVFLYEKEGKWKIRGIIRIDANKGESFTDKDGLSLPMDHYRATNLDLEKNSKTWTFVKKDKIVTISKFKRFSFDGGPDTEEVNLKDGIKGYISKDKFGNSSLYYFDRGNLIVLSGNLNKTEATKLAKSLPASTNLNFPKSVK from the coding sequence ATGAAAAAGTCAATCTTACTATTTTTTGCATTTACATTGCTTTCTTTAGCTCTGACTGCTTGTAAGCAGGATGACCCAAAAACAGAAGAAAAGAATCAAGTGGAAGCAAACACGACAAACAACGATGAAGAATATCAAAAAAAGGAAGTAAAAGGTGTAAAAATCCATGATCCCTCAGAAGATGCCGATTCCCCATCAACTGCTATATTGCAGCAATTTGAAGTGCTTTTTAAAAATGGTGAAAGCGAATATCCCAAAGAGTCGGATGTAATTAGTGAAACGTTCCTCGGTGATAAAAGTATTCTTACCATTCATTCTCCTGAAGGGAAAAATAACTTCGGTGTTTTCCTTTACGAAAAGGAAGGTAAGTGGAAGATAAGAGGAATCATTCGCATAGACGCTAATAAAGGGGAAAGCTTTACCGATAAAGATGGATTATCATTACCTATGGATCATTATAGAGCCACAAACTTAGATTTAGAAAAAAATAGTAAAACTTGGACGTTTGTAAAAAAGGATAAGATTGTAACAATATCTAAATTTAAAAGGTTTTCATTTGATGGTGGTCCAGACACGGAAGAAGTCAATTTGAAGGACGGGATTAAAGGATATATTTCAAAAGATAAGTTTGGAAATTCATCTCTTTATTATTTTGACAGAGGTAATCTCATCGTTCTATCTGGAAACCTTAACAAAACAGAAGCCACTAAATTAGCTAAATCTTTACCAGCTTCTACAAACCTGAACTTCCCAAAAAGCGTCAAATAA
- a CDS encoding sigma-54-dependent Fis family transcriptional regulator codes for MNILGIAPYPGMMEIMRSMAKEDPTIHIDVYFKNLQDGLHLVKETDIQQYDVIVSRGGTAALIREHVEIPVIDVKVSGYDLLRVLTLVDGYNGKAAILGFSNVTQGASAICDILNIDIDIFTVRHENEVEPKIKDIKDQDVHLVIGDVITVETAQRFGMQEILLTSGEESIREAFTEAKEITHSFRTLQNQTTVYKEALNNSHRGVVILNQHWHVIYQNQPAKQWHIHEHLMDNTQLHMIFKNNDDPTTIDNIPIQVNQALFNLSGKVFNHNDDSYYILYIDSLINKDCKHQGMSIKELSQNPDNAFLRINGSSEAITKTTQLARQLGNMPIPIWIYGEAGTGKSLFAEAIQTSRSYHHLIVVNITEMPSDKRTYILFGDEQNPGMLTGIQVSGLCIKGLESLSNSEADDFNRYLLQQQDLLNKIIVVSSESPADISNISPAHATLVSSLSKGMVEIPPLRHRKEDIEDLVKLFIAEYNTRYGKQVVGVAPDLLAELKAHDWQNNIQQLRQTVEKFIIHTTGAYIQPTEVLHILQELKTKPNQGHHQNVSGTLQEIEQQIIKQVLEEENMNQSKAAERLGINRTTLWRKLK; via the coding sequence ATGAACATATTAGGCATTGCGCCATATCCAGGCATGATGGAGATCATGCGCTCGATGGCTAAAGAAGATCCGACCATTCATATTGACGTTTATTTCAAAAATCTGCAGGACGGACTCCATCTTGTTAAGGAAACCGATATACAGCAATATGACGTCATCGTCAGCCGTGGCGGTACGGCAGCGCTGATTCGAGAACACGTAGAAATCCCTGTGATTGATGTTAAAGTATCCGGCTACGACTTACTTCGTGTCCTAACCCTCGTGGACGGTTATAACGGTAAAGCTGCGATTCTTGGGTTCTCTAACGTTACTCAAGGGGCTTCAGCTATCTGTGATATATTAAATATTGATATTGATATATTTACAGTACGACATGAGAATGAAGTTGAACCCAAAATCAAAGACATTAAAGACCAAGACGTCCATCTTGTGATCGGTGATGTGATTACTGTGGAAACGGCGCAAAGATTTGGCATGCAAGAAATCCTTCTAACGTCCGGAGAAGAATCGATTAGAGAAGCGTTTACCGAGGCAAAAGAAATCACACATTCATTTAGGACGTTGCAAAACCAAACAACCGTTTATAAAGAAGCCTTAAATAACTCCCATCGCGGTGTCGTCATATTAAATCAGCATTGGCATGTTATCTATCAAAATCAGCCGGCTAAACAATGGCATATTCATGAACATTTGATGGACAACACGCAATTACACATGATATTTAAAAACAACGATGATCCAACGACGATTGACAATATACCCATCCAGGTTAATCAGGCGCTTTTCAACCTTTCAGGCAAAGTCTTTAACCATAACGATGATAGTTACTATATCTTATATATTGATTCATTGATCAATAAAGACTGCAAGCACCAAGGGATGAGCATTAAAGAACTCTCACAAAATCCTGATAATGCTTTTCTGCGCATCAATGGTTCCAGCGAAGCCATCACTAAGACAACTCAGCTTGCCCGGCAACTCGGCAATATGCCGATTCCGATTTGGATTTATGGAGAAGCCGGTACTGGTAAGTCGCTGTTTGCTGAAGCCATTCAAACGTCGCGAAGTTACCATCATCTCATTGTTGTCAATATCACGGAAATGCCGTCTGATAAACGAACTTACATCTTATTCGGAGACGAGCAGAACCCAGGCATGTTGACTGGCATCCAAGTAAGCGGTCTTTGTATAAAAGGGCTAGAATCCTTATCCAACAGCGAAGCCGATGATTTTAACCGTTATTTACTTCAACAGCAGGATCTGCTAAATAAAATCATTGTCGTCAGTTCAGAGTCACCGGCAGACATCAGCAATATAAGTCCGGCTCATGCAACCTTAGTTTCGTCATTAAGCAAAGGGATGGTTGAAATACCACCGCTTCGCCACAGAAAAGAAGATATTGAAGACTTAGTTAAACTCTTTATCGCTGAATATAATACTCGATACGGTAAGCAGGTGGTTGGAGTTGCTCCGGATCTTCTCGCTGAACTAAAAGCCCATGATTGGCAGAATAATATTCAACAGTTACGACAGACTGTTGAAAAATTCATCATCCATACAACAGGGGCTTACATTCAACCAACAGAGGTCCTCCATATATTGCAAGAATTAAAAACAAAGCCTAATCAAGGCCATCACCAAAATGTATCAGGAACCTTACAGGAAATTGAACAGCAGATTATCAAGCAAGTTCTGGAAGAAGAAAACATGAATCAATCAAAAGCAGCCGAACGCTTAGGCATTAACCGAACAACACTCTGGCGCAAGCTTAAATAG
- a CDS encoding 2-keto-3-deoxygluconate permease produces MQLKKGMEKVPGGMMVIPLLMGAVINTFFPDLLRIGNFTQALFVDGASTLIALFLLCTGAQINLKNFGVSLAKGGTLLLTKWIVGGAAGLLAISLAGDNGLWLGLAPLAVIAAMTNSNGGLYVALVGEYGKEDDKAAYSLLALNDGPFLTMVALSLFGAMGFVDSFFTISSFIAVLLPIIVGMVLGNSDENFRDFLGKGSDMLIPFFAFALGMGIDFQAIIDGGLAGIALGLMTVFITGTVGYFIFKALGWNPIVGASEGSTAGNAVATPAAIATASANFAGLADIATVQVAASTVTTAILLPIYIGFLAKRRQKKAQTTISA; encoded by the coding sequence ATGCAACTTAAGAAAGGGATGGAAAAGGTTCCTGGCGGTATGATGGTTATACCTTTATTGATGGGCGCGGTGATTAACACCTTCTTTCCTGATCTACTCCGGATCGGAAACTTTACACAAGCGTTGTTTGTTGACGGCGCGAGCACGCTCATCGCCCTGTTTCTTTTATGTACAGGAGCACAAATTAATCTTAAAAACTTTGGCGTCAGTCTAGCAAAGGGTGGCACATTGCTCCTTACGAAGTGGATTGTCGGTGGTGCCGCAGGACTCCTTGCTATCTCACTGGCCGGTGACAATGGTCTATGGTTAGGTTTGGCACCTCTCGCTGTCATTGCAGCTATGACGAATAGTAACGGCGGTTTATATGTCGCTTTGGTCGGGGAATACGGCAAGGAAGATGACAAGGCCGCTTACTCATTACTTGCTTTAAATGACGGACCATTTTTGACTATGGTTGCATTATCATTGTTCGGAGCGATGGGCTTTGTCGATAGTTTCTTCACGATTTCATCCTTCATCGCAGTGTTATTGCCAATCATTGTTGGGATGGTGCTTGGTAATTCAGATGAAAACTTTCGCGATTTTCTTGGCAAAGGGAGTGACATGCTTATTCCTTTCTTTGCCTTTGCTCTAGGTATGGGCATTGATTTTCAAGCCATTATTGATGGTGGACTAGCTGGTATTGCTCTTGGTCTTATGACAGTATTCATTACAGGAACTGTCGGTTACTTTATATTCAAAGCTTTGGGTTGGAATCCGATCGTAGGTGCTTCTGAAGGGTCAACGGCCGGAAATGCCGTTGCAACGCCAGCCGCCATTGCTACTGCGAGCGCCAATTTTGCTGGTTTGGCAGACATTGCCACTGTCCAAGTCGCCGCATCAACCGTGACAACGGCCATTTTGTTACCGATATACATTGGCTTCTTAGCCAAAAGACGACAGAAAAAAGCGCAGACGACCATCTCTGCATAG
- a CDS encoding four-carbon acid sugar kinase family protein gives MTAKDTTVDPYNMIGVIADDLTGANDSGVQFTKKGYPTTVYFEGHQVKADEHGAVVLNTDTRAQAPDDAYQACQKAAQALRQLGCQSYYKKIDSTLRGNIGVEIEAIAKETQPDFVIVAPAFPSNGRTTLNGIHYLDGIKVSETNLAHDPKTPVTDASILNLLNQNTSDLRAEVIPLSVVRDPQTIWGALLEQKKQNGVNSLIFDAETDADLHTIVQSLNKEGNDYLWVGSAGLAEHFTEQKQDQLTGIPFQPGSQTLTVSGSLSPVTAEQIEELLALPSTKGIKLNPLDVLDQEYNVKQAVIKDAVDFLNRNYDVALYLDYSRATYDQTIAKGKDLGYTNAQISQILSCYIGEISKAIIDQSQQTHLILTGGDTALDVCQALGVSGMALLSEIEPGIPLSRLLSSESCFLITKSGSFGHRYSLVHAVNTLKGDDHHAAK, from the coding sequence ATGACCGCAAAAGATACAACGGTTGATCCATACAACATGATTGGTGTCATTGCCGATGACTTAACAGGAGCCAATGATAGTGGTGTCCAATTCACTAAAAAAGGTTATCCAACCACCGTTTATTTCGAAGGCCATCAAGTTAAGGCTGATGAACATGGCGCGGTCGTTCTTAATACCGATACAAGAGCTCAAGCACCAGATGACGCTTATCAAGCATGCCAAAAAGCGGCACAAGCGTTAAGACAATTAGGCTGTCAATCTTATTACAAAAAGATTGACTCAACATTAAGAGGAAACATCGGTGTTGAAATAGAGGCAATAGCTAAAGAAACCCAGCCTGATTTTGTGATTGTTGCTCCGGCGTTTCCGAGTAACGGTCGAACAACATTAAACGGGATTCACTACCTTGATGGTATCAAGGTTTCAGAGACAAATTTAGCTCATGATCCCAAAACACCAGTTACCGACGCATCTATTTTAAATCTATTAAACCAGAACACAAGCGATCTTCGTGCCGAAGTCATCCCATTATCTGTCGTAAGAGATCCCCAAACAATCTGGGGAGCCTTACTGGAGCAAAAGAAACAAAACGGTGTCAATAGCCTTATTTTTGATGCAGAGACCGATGCGGATTTGCACACCATCGTTCAATCGCTTAATAAAGAAGGCAATGATTATTTATGGGTTGGTTCCGCCGGATTGGCAGAACACTTTACGGAACAAAAACAAGATCAATTGACTGGCATCCCCTTTCAACCGGGATCACAGACACTGACCGTTTCCGGAAGTCTTTCGCCGGTAACAGCCGAACAAATTGAGGAACTCTTGGCATTACCATCAACCAAGGGCATCAAACTCAACCCTCTAGATGTGCTTGATCAGGAATACAATGTTAAACAAGCAGTGATCAAGGATGCCGTCGACTTCCTGAATCGGAATTACGATGTTGCCTTGTATTTGGACTATAGCCGGGCAACCTATGATCAAACAATCGCAAAAGGCAAAGACCTTGGCTATACGAACGCCCAAATCAGTCAGATTTTATCGTGCTATATCGGCGAAATATCTAAGGCAATCATTGACCAAAGTCAGCAAACCCATCTTATATTAACCGGCGGTGATACCGCATTGGACGTTTGCCAGGCACTGGGTGTCTCAGGTATGGCACTCTTAAGTGAGATCGAACCCGGAATTCCACTTTCACGCCTTCTTTCCAGTGAAAGCTGTTTTTTAATTACGAAATCCGGGAGTTTCGGCCATAGGTATTCCTTGGTTCATGCCGTTAATACGCTTAAAGGAGACGATCATCATGCAGCAAAATAA